The following nucleotide sequence is from Pseudobdellovibrionaceae bacterium.
TAAACACCCTCAATTATTCCTACCAAAATCCTAAACCCTTAGCTGCGGCTATTTTAAAAGCCTCAGATTACTTCATCAAACGCGCAGGAGCTTCTCCTTGGGCTGACCCTGATTTTTGTGCCGCTTATATTGCCCATTTTTTACCCATGAATGTCTTTCGCTTACGCCAAGGGCTTATTCGCTTACAGCAACCACAGATTCTTCAGCTTTTGCATCACACTCCTGTTTATGATTATGGATGTGGGCCTCTGACATTTTTAATCGCTTATACCTTGACCTTTAAACAGTGGCCTTACAGTTATAAATATTTTGACCTTGATCCGCGCGCGCCTCGTTTGGGTTTACAGATTTTAAAACAGACTCTGACAAGAATGGCGACGGAAACACAACATGATAAACCCACAGCCTCTCTCAGCCAAGAGCTTCCAACACATCTTACGCCTCTAAATCAAGTGTCTTCAGATCATATTGTCACTTTATCCTATTCTTTAAATGAACTTCCCGAAGCTTTAAGGTTACAATTCTTAAACTTTAAGCACCTTTTGATCTTTGAACCTTCTATGCGCACCACCTCACGTCAGCTCTTAGAGTTTAGAAGCATAGCACTTAAACAAGGGTTTTTTAGTCTTGCACCGTGCTTTCATAGTTTAGCTTGTCCCATGCTCACCCATTCACAAAAGGACTGGTGCTTTGATCGCGCGAGTATAGATCTTCCTCCTCAAGCCTTGAATCTCTACAAACATCTTCCTTTTGATCAAGAGCAAGCCACTTTTTCTTACTTGCTGTTAAGCCAAACAGAGGCGGCTTCTGTGGCAGCTACTCCATGGGCACGAGTGGTCGGTGACACTCTCAAAGAAAAAGGCAAAACCCGCACCATGATTTGTAGAGATGAACGCCGTGAATTTCTGGCGGTTCTAAAAAAACAAAAGCTAGACCTTAAGCTACATCGAGGTGAGGCCATACAAATTCCAGAATCTACCGAAATCAAAGGCAACGAGCTTCGCATAACATCCTTGCCTGAGTCCTAAAGCTTAGATAAACTTTCTTAGTAAGACACTAAAGAGGGTGGTATGAGCAGAAGGCTTCAGAAAATAGCAACAAAATGGACTTTTTTATGCTTCGTGATCTTAGGGCTTCCTGCGCTTACCTCAGCCAAATGCCCTTCCATTGATCACAGCAATAAAACTCTACAAGCTCCTGCTAATTTTTTAACAACAGCCATCTACGCCCTACATTCACAATTCACCACAGAGAACTTCAGCAGTGATGAAGCCCTCGCAGCACGAGCTCAACTTTTTGATACCGTATTTAATACTCCCTATTGGGTCAAACAGGCTAAAAATCGTCAAAGTGCTAATTTACTGTGGCACTGGATACGCACTCAGTACTGGGGTATTGTAAACCAGCAGGGTTTACTTAAAGAAGAACAGGGATATAAATCTAAAATCAACCAGAACTTACACGTCGACTTAGAAAAGATCTTTAAATTTCCTGCTTTTCCTCACGTGATCAGTGGCAAAAAATTCATCTGCCCTCACAGAGACAACGCTTACTACCCTTGTGATAGCAACAATCTGATCTTTGATGTGGTACTTTCTCCAACTCTGGCGTGCAGTGCTCCTGAATTTCAATCCAATATGACTTTCCAATATATCTTGACTCAAACCAGTCATGGCTGGGCGATCCTAGATGTTCTATTTAAGGGGGTAAGCCTTATTAAAGACACCTATCGTGGATTTGAAGATTTGCATAACCGTTACGGTAATTCTAAGGCACTGGCTCATGTTCAAAGACTCTACTCACTGCCTGTAGATAAAAAAACAAACCCCAACGATCAACCACCTCACTCTGGCGAACTGGCTTTTAATAGAAAGTATAAATACAAACTGCCTAAATATCCTCTTAATTTTTAGGCTAAGAATTCAATATTATCCTGCGGACAACTCTAATTCAAAATCTCTGATCTCTCTTTTAAGACTGTCCTTAATGGGGCCTTCTGCCATATTAGCAACACCCTGTTTATAGTATTCCACAGATGAAGAATCCAAAAGCCCTTTTAAATTTTCTACAAGAGCGTTGGCCACCATAGGGCTACCGTAAGCAATCTCTTGCAGCAATTTAGTGTGAATCATTTGTTTGTCTTGTTCACTCACATTGCTTTTTAAATATTCTAAAGCTTCGGGGATAAGATGTGCATCATGATAGCTGATATATTCATTAAGAATAATATCTCTCCAGCTTGCATCATAAATGTCTTTCGAGTTTAAATGATTAAGCACTGTCTTTTTAATATGACCACTAGAAAATTGTACAGCATCTTTTAAAAGCTTTTCTAAATAACTGGCAGACAACATATCCACATCTGTCAGATGCTCATTGATACTGCTTAAAACATTCAACTCATAAGCTCTAGGATCTTCTTTACCAAAATCACAGGCTTCCGTTCTTAAGCAGTTTTTAAGCTCTAAATACTTTTGATGAAAGGCCTTATCGGGATTCACTGAAGACGCTTCCACCTTACTTCCTGAAGGAAGTCTAGGAGGTTCTTCTGGAGTTTTAAACTTCTGGCGTAAACTAGGGATGATCTTTTTAATCGCGTTTTCTTCTTGGCCACTGATCTCGCGTGCTGGAGCTTCTGGCTTAAATTCTTTCGCAAAGTAGTACCCTACACCTATTAAACACATCGCAACTAGTATTAAGAAAAAATCAAACTTTTTCATACTATTCCACCTCTGTCCATGTTTGGGTTGTTGGAGTTGGTGCTAGTCGTCCACTATAAATGTATCCACTTTGTTTTTTATACTCAACCTTATAATATACATCTCTATCAGTGCCACGAATCACTCTCGCAAGCACATCTAATCTTTCACCTTTAGGAACTCTAGTGATCAGGGCTCCAGCTGCTGTGGTACGTAAATTGATTCCTTCTGAAGCTTTAACCATCACTCTGTCAGAAATATTAGCTAAATACATTTTGGCTGTTTTTCTGTCTGAAGGAATTAAATATTTATCGTAGTCTGCATTGGTCCCGCCATGAACGTATCCCACGTGTTCACCATTAGAAACCAAGTAGTATCTGATTTTAGAAGCAGGATTGATATATACATCTAACACCTGATAAATTTGTCCCTTATTGATTACTGACACAAGATCGCCACCTGGAGTTTTTCGTAAATTGACGTTGACCGTCGCTTCTACGAATCCACCTACTTTAACTACATCAGGAGAACTCACCACTGGAGTTGTAGGAACTGGGGTCTCTGGTGTGGGTGAAGGCTCGCTTGGTTCATCAAAACATTTTAGCCCCCCACCCTGCACTAAACAGTTAAAATTATATTCATAAGTTTTTCTGTTATCCACGTACTTGGCCCAAGAGGTCGACTTGAATTTATCATAGTAATTTATGTCATTTCTAGCCCATGTGTCTTTAGGATTGGTCCAACGACACAATTTGCTTGAACCCCCATTGTAGGCAGAATACATAGCTCGCGTTCGAGACACATAATTACTAGCACTTCCCACACACGATGCACTAGCTGCTCGCTCCCACTCTTTATAAACTAAATCTAAAGCATAGATGATATTATCTTGAACTCTAGCGGCTCCCCCTGCATTGACTTGCACAAAGTGCCAACGGTCATCTACTTGCATCAACCCATGCCCATGTCCAAAGTCTCCTCTCATCATACGCAACTTGCTATCTGTAGTCCTGTAGTGAGACCAAAAGCTCTCTTGGTGAACAAGAGCTAAAACGGCCTTAGTCCAAGCTGCCTCTTCAGCAGAGGATGCACTAGGTTTTCTGCGCTTTAAATACGATGTACTCATACCAGTAATGAACTTATTCATTTCAGACATATATCTTTGTCGCTCTTCAGTTCTAGATTTGGCATCTTGAAAGACGATCGCCTTCCAATAATTATTCACATCACTTTCGTTTTGAAAGACATTTACTCGACAAGCTCTAGGAGCTCGACCAAAGTTCCATTCGCCAGAAATGCCCTCATTACATTTCCAATTGTCAGGAGTCTTATTTTGCCCGAGCACAGGAATAGAGAATAAACCTATTACAGAAACCGCCAATACAAATTTTGTTATATGCTTTATGTCTTTCATAACTAGATTAACGGCTATAATCTAGACGAGACCAAGGACGACTCGATCTTAGGACGGCAAAGGTCAAAAAAAGTGAACAACTCCTTGGCAAACCCCAAGTGAGTGTTTCATTTTAAGAATGTTTTTTTATTTTTCTGTCTAGTAAATGGTAAAACTTTGACCATGCGCTAGTGGACACTAGACTTAATTCTAGCCCCTAAGTATGTAAGAAATCTTATGATCTTTTAATTTTTCTATAGGCTGATGACCTTTGGCGGAAAAGCAGAAATCATATCCCAACACTTGGCTCACCTCATAGTCATGATCTGTATCCCCAACATACACCCCTTTTTTATAACCACGCTCTTGTAAATAGGGCTTCATTCTTTGGGCCTGCTCAATTTTGCCCCTGGCATAAATGTCACTAGCACCAGAAATATCATTAAAATAGTGCCTTATATTGAAGGCCTGTAATTGTGATTCAAGGTGTTCAATATTCGCCGCAGACAAAACATATTGGTTCACATTAAGGGCTTTGGCGGCTTCCAAAAGCTCTAGTGAATCTTCAAATAAGGTCATCTGTGAATCATACGAGTGAAAGCCTGTAATATACTTTTGGGCCACACGATCAAAGTCAGGCCCTTGGGAGGGCAAACCTAAGGCCGCATAATAACGTGAAACAGGAAAGCCAAAGTGTTGCCGATATTCATCGACAGTGATGGCCTCAAGCCCCTCCTCGACCAAAATTCTTGCGATCACCTTATGTGTGTAGGTCAAATCGTCCAAAAGAGTGCCATTCCAATCCCAAATCACCACATCATAATCTTTGATAAAGTCCTTAAAACACACAGAAATTTGCTCCTTTAGGCCTAAAATGTAGGGCGTCCATTAGGTGTACAATCTTTTCCTTGTTTTTTCTAGCCTTTGGCCGATTTTTTGGCTTTTTTAAAAAAATTAGAATTTCAAGCATTTAAGTCCTTCTCTTCTCAAACCGATACAAAACAAAACGAGAAGTGTAAGGGGCATATCTATATGTACACAAATATCGCGTCAAAAAAGAACTGTTTAGGATTAGGCTTTTTAGCGTCCATATTTATCATCTTACTCGCAGGCTGCTCTGGAAGTGAGTTTTCTTCTGTCGGTTGCGGAGATGGTGATGATTGTGATGTGGGAGGCCTTTCTTATTTCTGGGATATTTCTGATTGGCAAGGTTGCGATAAGACCTGCGGTGGCGGAACAGAACTCCGAACCATTGTCTGCCGTGATACCGATGGAAATAAAGTTCCTGATAAACGATGCCCTGGAACTAAAGAGCCCACTTCCCGAACCTGTAACACCCACTCTTGTGCTGGCGATTACGATTGGTTGATTGGCAGCTGGGGAGCGTGTTCTGAAGTGTGCGGTGGCGGACAAAGATCACGTTCCGTAACTTGTAAACACAAAGATGGAGCCACTGAAGCTGACAACAAATGTCCAAGTCCAAAACCCGCTACTAGCGAAACTTGTAACTCAGACCCTTGTACTTCAGGATACTACTGGAAAGTTTCTGAATGGAGCACATGTTCTAAAACTTGTGGAACAGGAATCAGAACACGAACAGTATCTTGCGTCAACGGCGCAGGACAAGCAGCACCTAACGATTCACTTTGTGAAGGCACACGCCCTGCAGAACAAGGAACATGTAACAGTCACGCTTGTGAATCCACTTACACCTGGTACACAGGAGACTGGGGCAACTGTTCTAAAACTTGTGGTGGCGGGATTCAAACTCGTACAGTAGCGTGTTTACGTGACAATGGTACATTTGCTGCCGAATCTTACTGTAGTAGCGCTGGTCCAAGACCCCAAGACACAAAAACTTGTAATTCACAAGCGTGTGGTCCTACATGTTCCAACACTAAATACATCAACACTCAAGTGCCAAACACTTCAAATCAGTTAGACATCTTGATTGTGGTGGATGACTCTGGATCTATGGCGGCTGACAACCAAAAGTTAGCACAAAAACTTAAAGGTTTTACTGACGATCTTGAGCAACGTTGTAATATCACCGACTGGCAAATGTGTATCACCACTACAGACGTGGACTACTATGAGGGACGCGCGATCATGTGGCAGTCTCATGGACATCATATTCTTAAAGCAGGAACACCTAACATCCATAATATTATCACTAACACTATGACATGGATTGGACACGGCTGGAGTTCTGACGAACAAGGAATCAAAGCGATTAACCTTGCCGTTCAACAAAATAACAGAACTAAGTGTTTCAGAGACAAGGCCGCTATGTCTGTCATCTTAATCTCTGATGAAGACGAACGTTCTGTTGGTGGAAACCAAGCTTTAAGTTCAACTCAATACAAACCACTTGGAGCACTTAACTACCCTAACTCTGTTCCTACAACCATTAAGACCTACTTAGGTAATGACAAGAAGTTCAACGTGAACTCTATCATTGTAAAGGATGCTCAATGTAAAGCTACTCAAGACGCTCAGGGTGCAGGAGCTAAGAGTTTCTATGGTACAAAATACCAAGAACTTTCTAACCTCACTGGCGGTGGTGTAGGCAGCATTTGTAGTTCTCACTACGTGGATCACTTAAAAATGTTTGCCAATAAGATCGTACACACGGTCTCTTCTATCCCACTACAATGTAGACCTGTGTTTACCCCAAGTGTGACTGTCACACCTGGACACACGGGCCAGTCCTTCAATGTGGTTGATCGAGAGTTAATTTTCACCCCTGTAATCCAAGGCCCAGCCAATATTACAGGTTCATACTGTTGTGCTCAATAACAAGGAGAGTAAGATGAGCGAAGAAACTAAAAAAGATGACCAAACTTTAGCATCAATAAGTTTTATCCTAGGCTTAGTCCTTGTTGGAGCGGCTATATTCTTAGTCAAAAACTTTGATGGCAATTCAGACAAAGTAAAGGCTTTAAAAAGAGCTGACATTTATGCCCAGCAATTGATCGACAAAGGCTTTGAAGTAGAAGTAGACCGAGACATGCCAGGCAGAACCCTAGCTTCAACCCCTAGTACTGACAGTGAGCTTGTGCAGGCTCTTGAAGGACCTTTAGGTATTGATCCTTGGGGTTACCCCTTCCACTACTTTGTAGAGAAGCAGCCTAACACTCTTACAGGAAAGATGGTCGTCTGGTCAGGTGGTCCTAACAATAAATTTGAAACCATTGCTGACGAGATCAAAAACTCATTAAAACAAGGTAAAAATATTCGCTTTGTGGGTGATGATTTCGGTAAAGTGATCAAATTTAAATTAGATCCAAGCTTTGCCAACAAATAAAATCTACTGAGTGACTTCTCTTGAAGTTCATTCCGCTTGGATGAAAACCAAAATTCATAAAAAAAGACCATTCTAAAATGGTCTTTTTTTAGTATCTACTTTTTTTCAACGAATTGATTGCTGTTTCAAGATTTTATATCCTCAAAGACATGCGCAATTCGGCTCACATTTTCTGCGAAGGCTACTCATCCCAAAGACGTTCGTTGTCCCACTCATAGATCATGCAAAGGGCAGGCTTATAACCTAAATCTCCTGATGCAGTCAGGGTCACATAAGCTTCACAGTCCAAAGTGCCTGTGGAGCCTTCATCCCCTACAAACGGAGCGTAAACCAGATACACAAAAGTGGTTCTGCCATCCTCGTCTACGATTTGATCCATTAACTTTTTAACTTGGACCGCACCAGTACGTTCTGTTTCAAATTCCCCTAAACTATTCACCACATACTGCATGTCATAGATAGGCATTCCTAAGTCCACAGACCCTTCAATAAAGGGCAGATGTTTTTGTACTGTAGTCTCATCTAAAACATAGGTCGGTTTATTTTGTGCAAAACTGACCGACGCCAGTAAAAACGATAAGCTCAACACCACTAATGATTTTAAGTTCAAATTTTTCATCTTTTGGCACTCCCTTTTTTAAATTTGGAGCCAAAATACAACCCTAAACCCCCCTAGCCAAGGGATTTTTAAAGGCACCTAGCGTGTGGCGGTAAAAAATGTTCTGTTTTCGTCAGGATATTCTGCCAGACTGACCCAAAAACCCAGTCTACCAATCTCGCGCCCGTCTTGGGTCTCAATAAGAACCCGATATTCGCCCTCTTGGTAGTTCTGTTTGGAGGCATAGCCTCTATAGCCCCCTTTGCGTCCCCCACGAATGCTCATAGGAATACGATCTGTGGTCGTCCATTGCTGTTTGGAGTCATTATACAGCTGCCAATGTAAAATCACGCTGTCACTAAAACGCGCTGGAGAAAAGACTCTGACAAACACATAAATCTTGTCCCCCTCTTGAGCGACAAAATGCTGATCGCCCTTTCGCCAAAACATCCACGTGGGGGTTTGATGCTTTAAAATGTAATCCCCTTCGACTTTCTGCACATCGTGATAGATCCCAATCTCTTGCGTAGATAAAGGCACAGGGGGAATCCAACCCAAGTAATAAAATAAACCAAAAAGACTTAACACCGCCACACCTGGTAGGATCAGCGCATTTCTAAGAGCCTTACCGTTGTTCACACGCCTTAATAGCATTCGATAAAGGGCCCAAAGAAATAAAAGTGTGGCCACCAAAGACAAAGCAAAGGGCTGCCAACCTACAAATCCTAGCAGGACAGGAAAGATCATCGAAAAGAAAGAAAAAACACAGATCAGATACAGGCCAATTTTAAAGTTCACTTTATTTTTTCTAAAGAACTTCAACTCATTGATCACCATCAACGAGACCATAAAAATAATAAAAGCAAAAGAAGAAAAGATCGAAGCACTCTTGATAAAGAAGATCGAGTAAATGCTTAAAAGCCCACCCATAAAGAAATGTAAAAACACATCCCTATAGTCCCAAATCTTAGAAAACATCCTACGCACTTGGATGCCCCCATCTTGGCGACTTAAAAAATCATAATAAAGCAGAAGACCAATAGTAAAAAGATAAATCACCTGCTGAGCCACAGTCAGTGGATTATCAATATCAGATACGGTAAAAATATCTACTAAAACTCCAAAGAAAAAAAATCCAATATTGATTCGGGTTTCGTTTTCATTGTAATAATTTTTAAGACGATTCGTTAAACTTCCCATATTCAGAATATAAACTAATTCCCATAGGGACTAAATCTCTTTTTACAGCAAAGCAAACTTTGACAAGGAACACGACCAAAGTGAGGTCTCGTTTTATAGATTTCCTACATCTTGAAATTTAAACTCTTAAGGCTCAGCTAAATTAAGCTTTAACAAGCTTAAGGATTTAAATTTTCCTATTTATGAAAATGAAGATTCTGCTCCTTAAAAACTCATTCCAAATTGCATTTTCAAAAAAGTTAATCTTGGGAAATACGAAGCAAAACGCATCACTTTTTTAACATCATCTTTATCATTGTGATCGCTGGTATGATCTGTAAAACGCTCGTACTTATACAGCTCAAACACAGGCTGAGACCAAGACACCCAATCCACTGTAAAGGTCATGTTTTTTTTAATTGTCCAACGATTAGAAACTCCAATATGAAACCCTAACGACTGCTGCACCAGTTCTCTGGCTGTGCTTGCATAGATCGGAGAAATCCCATCCATCAGTGCATCACTCAGGTGAACACCAAAATTAAAAAACACTAACCCATAAGTGATATTTAAACTATTTCTACTTTTATACGATCTTTTTAACAAAGAAATTCTTTCTTCTGAAAGACTTCCGATCTCATCAAAAAAAATGGACACATCACTTCTGACATACTCAAGCTCATAAGTGGTGGAAGGGTCTACAATCCAACCTAATGTCAGACCATATTTATTGGGCAACAAAATATCTATCGGTGAATAATTGACTAGGACCAGCCAGTCACTATTGGCACGACGAACTTTAGACTCACCTATCACGTTAGAAACATAGTTCACAGCCCCTTGAGCGGCATCCACAGCACCCTGTACGTTCAAAGACTTCTGTTGTAGCACCTTTGGAGTTGGCACATCACTCCGACTCTGATCGTAATCTTGGTCTGGTTTTTGAATTTGATTTTGTGATTGAGCAGGCAACCGAGTGGAAGTTTGGGTGTCTACTTGAGCCAGAGTGAGTATCGGGGTTTGTATCTGAGCCTGAACTCGGGTTGCCAGTAGAGCATGGGCCATCACAACACATCCTGTAACTATAAATATAAAGAACCACCTTCTCATCTATCCCACCCCTTGCGCTTCTAAAGTTTGTAAGAATCTACAGCACTTGTTTTATAATGTAAAAATCTTGCTTTAAATTTTACAAATTAGCTAGTGGGATCATATTTACATTGTAAAAGCCTACGTTTAAACTCTAGAGCGACTTTGATGAATGGAAACAAGCTGAATAATTTCATCGATGAAATCACCATCTGCTAGCAGAAGATACTTTTATAAGGAGGGGGAGATGTATTTTTTTATTAAGACTTTGATTTCTGCGCTGGTCATTGCTGGAGTAACTATGCTTTCAGAGAAAACTCCAGTAGGGGCGGCTTTATTGAAATCACTCCCACTTACATCTTTTTTAGTATTTCTCTTTATGAAGTATGAAGGCAGGACAAATCAAGAAATTAGCAGAATGTCGTGGGACATTTTGTGGTTAGTTTTACCATCTCTTATCTTATTCGTTGTATTTCCGATCTTACTTGATAAAGGACAAGGATTCGGAACTTCGCTTTTTGTCGCCAGCATTGTTATGGTTACTGCTTATGGGACTGTCTTAAAGTTATTAGCATAAACATGTACAAGCGTGCTCAGAAACAAATTCCAAAGGAATTTGTGATTGGTGCCCGCCATCCGAGGATAGGAGAACCACTGGTTAAGGTAGAAACCTACTCAATCCAGTGGCGGGAGCCAAGGGTTGATTTGGCGGAGCTGGCAAAATTACGTTGGATTGAAGGATATTCCCGAAAACAATTAGCTGAGAAATATGGAAAAACCACCGTAGCCATCCAGAATTACTTTCAGGAGCTGCGGCGGTTGAGGTTTTGTGTCTCTGGCTTATCTGAAATAGAAAGGGAGGAAATTTTATGGGCATCGAAAAACTCACTCAAGTAGTTATAGCAATAGTAATAATGGCAGCAGCCACTGGACAGCTTCCAAAGTTGGTACGAGAGGTGCAAATAGCTCAGTATAAGCTCCTCAAAGACTCGCAAACGTCTAAATGGGGCCGAGCAATGCTATTGCCCGTCCGAACATCGGAATAATCGGATGGATAATTAAAAAATATCAAATAATTCAGGTGGTTAGATGACCGCAATGGTCATGCTATAACTGAAGCATCAAG
It contains:
- a CDS encoding small ribosomal subunit Rsm22 family protein, coding for MHSLYDAIEKTLNTLNYSYQNPKPLAAAILKASDYFIKRAGASPWADPDFCAAYIAHFLPMNVFRLRQGLIRLQQPQILQLLHHTPVYDYGCGPLTFLIAYTLTFKQWPYSYKYFDLDPRAPRLGLQILKQTLTRMATETQHDKPTASLSQELPTHLTPLNQVSSDHIVTLSYSLNELPEALRLQFLNFKHLLIFEPSMRTTSRQLLEFRSIALKQGFFSLAPCFHSLACPMLTHSQKDWCFDRASIDLPPQALNLYKHLPFDQEQATFSYLLLSQTEAASVAATPWARVVGDTLKEKGKTRTMICRDERREFLAVLKKQKLDLKLHRGEAIQIPESTEIKGNELRITSLPES
- a CDS encoding HAD hydrolase-like protein, translating into MCFKDFIKDYDVVIWDWNGTLLDDLTYTHKVIARILVEEGLEAITVDEYRQHFGFPVSRYYAALGLPSQGPDFDRVAQKYITGFHSYDSQMTLFEDSLELLEAAKALNVNQYVLSAANIEHLESQLQAFNIRHYFNDISGASDIYARGKIEQAQRMKPYLQERGYKKGVYVGDTDHDYEVSQVLGYDFCFSAKGHQPIEKLKDHKISYILRG
- a CDS encoding DUF2914 domain-containing protein gives rise to the protein MGSLTNRLKNYYNENETRINIGFFFFGVLVDIFTVSDIDNPLTVAQQVIYLFTIGLLLYYDFLSRQDGGIQVRRMFSKIWDYRDVFLHFFMGGLLSIYSIFFIKSASIFSSFAFIIFMVSLMVINELKFFRKNKVNFKIGLYLICVFSFFSMIFPVLLGFVGWQPFALSLVATLLFLWALYRMLLRRVNNGKALRNALILPGVAVLSLFGLFYYLGWIPPVPLSTQEIGIYHDVQKVEGDYILKHQTPTWMFWRKGDQHFVAQEGDKIYVFVRVFSPARFSDSVILHWQLYNDSKQQWTTTDRIPMSIRGGRKGGYRGYASKQNYQEGEYRVLIETQDGREIGRLGFWVSLAEYPDENRTFFTATR
- a CDS encoding DUF3147 family protein; this translates as MYFFIKTLISALVIAGVTMLSEKTPVGAALLKSLPLTSFLVFLFMKYEGRTNQEISRMSWDILWLVLPSLILFVVFPILLDKGQGFGTSLFVASIVMVTAYGTVLKLLA